The following nucleotide sequence is from Coffea eugenioides isolate CCC68of chromosome 3, Ceug_1.0, whole genome shotgun sequence.
TCTTGTAAGCATGGCTTGTTATCCACAAATGGAGAACTAATTTCAAACTTCTAGTCAAGGAGACAActaaagatttggttcaacaataactatgagatctaaattattttaattgcttctttcattcattggtatttgtatgttttctgcTTTTATTGGCTATAACtattgtgtatgattgaatagttgcgcaatatttaattattcacatagtcTATTCGCTAATTGGGGGTAGtcgaatccgtaattgttcgattaCTCTCATCCCGATAGCAACTGATATAATTGAGTTTATGTTAGAGAAACgtacaatctaatttaaataaacgcTCGTAGCATGTTTATTGATTAGAGTAGGGTttctctagtttctaatgcaattggggaattaaatcttatggtcgtacctagggttattcctaaattaggaaaatagtcaatggtcgtaccttgactatcgagaCAGTAAGAAGAGATTGACTGTCAGATCGTATTGGTAGTTAAAAACCTACTTATTAATGAAtattggaattatatttgaatcaaCGATCAGTCGCAtaaaccatttctgaagtgtatctTTGGTTAGAGTTTTTCCAATTATTTCTCtctattaattatttttcacaGTTGATTAATTTAGTTAACAATTCATTAGCATTTAATTCTGAAACCCCCGGTTTCGCcttgacttgaaaagaaatgaatttatccccagtccctgaggagatgACCCTGTTTGCCACTGTCTACGAGTTAATAATTTTCTGTTagctaattaattctggtatatcggattaagcaaacttttCGGAACCaaggtgaatcaagtaacccattgcacattCAGAGTCCATGCTCCAGTACCTGGAATTGATTGTTAATTGCTTTTGATGGTAGTTAGATTTTGATTATTGCACAGACTCGACACCTATCACCTCAACTCTAATAACCTCAATGGACTGTTGTATTGTACCTGATTCAATCTCAAACTCCTCTAAACTCACTCATGTAGAGTTTGCTCGAAACAGACTCACTCGTCCAATTTACATAGTCTTTGGGAATctaaaatttcttgaatgtttAGTGCTGTTTGATAACAATTTAACAAATGAATCTTTTTCGGTGGAGTTAAGCTTTGTCACTGTGTTAACAGAATgcagataccagagagaaattTCAGTGGCTAATAACCCATTCACTGGTGTTCTTCCAGTTTCTATAGGAAATCTTTCTTCTTCTATAGAAGAGATTTATGCAGGTGGCTGTAAAATGAAGGGAAGAATTCCAAAAACTGTTGGCAATCTAAGCAATGTGAGAGTGCTAGGTCTACAAGAGAATCCCTTGTCTAGATCAATTCCAAGTACAATCAAAGGGTTGCAAATGCTTCAAGGATTATCTATAGAAAGTAACAATGTTAGTGGAACTATCCCTGATAGTTTGTGTAGCTTACAGTACTTGAATTTATTACATCGGATTGGAAATCAATTCCTGTAATCTTACTTCTCTCAGGTATCTTTATCTAGCTTCCAACAGAATAACTTCTTATGTGCCTGACAGTTTGTGGAGCCTCAAAGATCTCTTGGGATTTATCCTGTCTTCGAATTTCTTTACTGGCTCTCTACCTTCAGAGATTGGACTATTGAAGGTTGCAACATGGATAGATTTGTCAATGAATCAATTCTCAAATAACATTATTATTCCTAGCAGAAttggagatttagaaaactTGAATCATCTTTCTTTGCCATATAACAACTTTGAAGGTACCATTCCTGAATCAATCAGTAACATGCTAAGTTTGGAATATTTGGACCTATCACAAACACTTCAATCTCTCAGCTACTTCAATGTCTCTTTCAATTATTTACTGGGGCAAATTCCATCAACGGCcctttcaagaatttcactagTGAATCTTTTATCTCCAATGATGCATTATGTGGATCATCTAGGTTTCATGTTCCACCAAGCCAAACTCCAATTCACAGATCAAGGACAAAGAAAGTGCTTCAAACTAAATTGATAGTGTTTGGAGTTTAAGCAATAATTGCTAGTATAGCCTTGGcatttttgttcttttgataCGTAAAGAAGGAGAAGGTTCCTAATGGAACTAATTTGTTCTCCTTGACAGCAAAAGGAAGGATTTCGTATTATGAACTCCTACAAGCAACCAATGGTTATGATGAAAGCAACTTACTAGGAAATTTTGGATCTGTTTACAAAGGGATTCTAGCTAATGGAATTTGTGTGGCCATAAAGGTGTTCAATTTACAGTTGGAATATTCATTCAAGAGTTTCACCAGAGAATGTGAAGTCTTATACAGTCTTAGGCACAGAAATCTGACCAAAGTCGTTGGTGTATGCTCTAATGATGACTTCAAGGGATTAATACATGATTACATGCCCAGTGGGAGCCTTGACTTGAGAAATGGTTGTATTCTTACAATAATTGCTTAAGTATCATCCTAGTGGCATCTGCGTTGGAGTATCTCCATCATAGTTACTCAATTCCCGTTGTTCTCTGTGATTTGAAGCCAGGTAATGTCCTTCTAAATGAAGATATGGTTGCCTGTGTGACTGGTTTTGGTGCTGCAAAAATATTGACTGGTGGGGAGAACACTGCATACACCAATGACTGATAAGtcacaatttttttatttattttataattaattccCTCTTACCAAATGTACGTTAATTGGTGGATTCTACTTATTTTTGGAAATTTGTACTGATCGCAAGGAGTTGGAACAAAATATAGTAAAAAGGTACAAATTTCTCACTACAATTGCTGTTTGGCGTGATCGCGTCAAGAAATTTAGGAAAGACGCACGATACCTAACTGTCAATTGGAAGTGTAACATGGGACCGCAAATATTCCATGAGttgattatttgatttgaattggGAAGAGTAGCTTAGCAAGAACAAGAAACTTCTCAATTAacaaatttcctttctttttgcttgtgGTTGAGTAGGGTAGATAGAAGTCAACTAAGATTAGGACTATTATTCTTTGGGGGAACTTGGCTTTTGGGAAGTCAGCCGCCACAAGTAAGATATAGACTTGCTTTTAGTCTTGCTGGAGTGTTATTCCATCGGGTGGACAATCTCAATTAAGAGACATTAGTCATCTTTTGACTTTATCgtttctctttttcttattCCATCGAATTGCTTGCTTCATCTTAATTGAACGCAATGCATTCAACAATGGATATTGCAATTTTACGCGAGATTTTCTCAACAGAGATGAACTAAGCTTttatttctagtcaaggaaaAACGGAAGACTTGGTTCAACTTAAATTCTGAGATTGAACTGATTTTACATTTTCCTATTATTTTCTGGTATTCGTATATTTCCTGTTTTATGTTCTTATGGTTGTTGTATTATTCAATTATCCTGGGCCCGGATTTGAGATTAATTTGATAACATAGAACCAATTAGAGTAgttaaatttgtaattatttaattgttctaaattagtgataattggcatgattgggtttgtgtcaagGAAACATACAGACTAATTTGAAACAACTTTCGTAGCGTGTTGTTTGATTAGAACAGGATTTCTATAATTCGCAAGGCAATTAAAAAATtgaatcctacggtcgtacctagagtTATTTCGCAATTAGGGTAATAGCTAACAGttgtaccttggctatcgataATTAAGGAGAAATTGACTGTCATcacttgtttggcagttataagtTGTTTATCAGTTTATAAGGGGAATTattcttgcatcaatgatcaattaggaGAACCATTTCCGAAGTTGCTTCTTGACTAGAGCTTGTCCAATATTATTTGAGTCTTTATAATTGCGATTTAATTTCTATCTATTTGTTATATTCAAGtggtatagtttagttttataaaATCCCCCATATCTTGaactctaaaagaaattaatttcACTCAATCTTTGAGGATTCGACCTTACTTACCAC
It contains:
- the LOC113766797 gene encoding receptor kinase-like protein Xa21; the encoded protein is MDCCIVPDSISNSSKLTHVEFARNRLTRPIYIVFGNLKFLECLVLFDNNLTNESFSVELSFVTVLTECRYQREISVANNPFTGVLPVSIGNLSSSIEEIYAGGCKMKGRIPKTVGNLSNVRVLGLQENPLSRSIPSTIKGLQMLQGLSIESNNVSGTIPDSLCSLQYLYLASNRITSYVPDSLWSLKDLLGFILSSNFFTGSLPSEIGLLKVATWIDLSMNQFSNNIIIPSRIGDLENLNHLSLPYNNFEAKGRISYYELLQATNGYDESNLLGNFGSVYKGILANGICVAIKVFNLQLEYSFKSFTRECEVLYSLRHRNLTKVVGVCSNDDFKGLIHDYMPSGSLDLRNGNVLLNEDMVACVTGFGAAKILTGGENTAYTND